Part of the Catalinimonas alkaloidigena genome is shown below.
GGGGTGTATAATTATAGTGATGAGTCTAACAGCTTCACTTTTGAAAACGCTCTAAACTTTAATAAGCAATTTGGAGATCATCAGCTGAAAATTCTGGGTGTGTACTCTATGGAGAGATATGCGTTCAGCTCCTTCTTCGCGCAGAAGTTTGACCTGGTCAGCAATGATATAGTAGTGCTCAACGGAGCTACGCTGGATCCCAATGTAGGCTCAGGAAATGGATGGAATCAGGATAGAGTAAACTCCCTGATAGGGGTATTAGGCCGTATTCAGTACGACTATAAAAGTCGCTACCTGTTAAGTGTTAGTGCTCGTCATGATGGGTCTTCCAGGTTTTCGGAAAATTACAGATGGGGTACTTTCCCTTCTGTTTCTGTAGGCTGGAATATCTCTGAAGAAAACTTCTGGACACCCCTGCAGAATGTAGCCAATGCTTTCAAGATCAGAGGTAGTTATGGTACTACAGGTAATCAAAGCTTCCTGGATTACAGCAACGCAGCTACAATCACACTCGCCAGAGATTATGTGTTTGGACCAGAGAGTGGAGATGTACTGACACTGGGAGCTATACAAACTGCTTTTGCTAACGAAAATGTAAAGTGGGAAACAACAGTACAGACCAACCTTGGGTTTGACCTCGCCTTCTTACAAAACAAACTGACCTTTACTGGGGATTTTTATAACACTGACAAAAGAGACATGCTCTTTCCGGTACTGCTTCCACCCTCTACCGGTGCAGGACAGAACGCCACTGTGGTGCTGAACGTGGGTGACATGAACAACAAAGGAATGGAGTTTTCTACCAACTATCGTCATAACGGAAAATTCTCCTGGACACTGGGCGGTACTTTTGCCAAAAACCAGAACAAAATTACCAGAATGAGCGGCGCCAATAAGACTGCGTATCTCTCTGGTAGTACAGTGGTAGATGGCGTGCCTAACGAAGACCTGATTACTGTGCTGAAAGAAGGATATGAGGCAGGATCATTCTTTGTACTGGAAACAGATGGAGTAATCAGCTCAGAAGAAGAACTGGCAGCCTATCAGGAACTGATGCCTACCGCTAAAATGGGTGATCTTAAATATATAGACGCGCTTACGGTAGACACGGATGGAGATGGTATACCAGATGCTGGAGATGGCGTTATCAACAATGATGACCGACAGTACGCTGGTAGTGGTATGCCAGAGTTTGAGCTAGGGCTAAATTTTACAGCAAACTATCGCAACTTTGATTTTTCCATGCAGTGGTATGGAGCCTTCGGGGGCGAAATTGTTAATGGAACCCGTGCTTACACATACAAATTTGGTACACACAAAGACCTGCTTTACCAGTGGTCACCTCAAAACCCAGAGTCAGAAATTCCAGCTTTTCGGGGCAGAGATCATGAGAACTACCGTGGCTATACTGACTACTGGATAGAAGATGGCACTTTTGTACGTCTGAGAACGGTATCTCTGGGTTACAACATACCTTCCAGCCTTACCGAAAGAGTAGGTATTTCAAAATTCAGAGTGTACCTGGCAGCGCAAAATCCGCTTACTATCAGCAAGTATGGTGGTTTTGATCCCGAA
Proteins encoded:
- a CDS encoding SusC/RagA family TonB-linked outer membrane protein, whose protein sequence is MRKKLRKLCTLKWLKVIIAVVLLMWVQSSHDAYAQSRTVSGQVKSLDEGETLPGVNVLIKGTSKGTVTDIDGNYKIEVSGSDAILVFSSVGYASEEVTVEAQSTVNVSLSPDIQSLSEVVVVGYGTQKKKEVTGAVGQVDAETLNKTATSDVGAALQGQIAGVNVQASSGQPGSSANILIRGLSSVTGSSSPLYVVDGIPYSGDPNLSINEIESIDVLKDAASAAVYGTRGSGGVILITTKRGRPGLMNISVDSYYGVQRITSGVPLLNFEEDLYVRFLNAYHNNGTNFGNTWTPLENTPTGLSNRTDLTNVLQNNDAPIQNHSLSISGGKEGLNYNVVASYFSQEGLLINSGYDRFNLRANTNYEKGRWNVTTGLGFRIDEQAYEPWQLLLEAYKYHPFQQAIDPDMGTIEDAGGNGSNEAIGLSNLAAKLKQSDVRNGHHLNANLQAVYKIHENLNYTARVGGNFTDNTRVRVNPLFKVYDSNGDLVPMTQRSGVYNYSDESNSFTFENALNFNKQFGDHQLKILGVYSMERYAFSSFFAQKFDLVSNDIVVLNGATLDPNVGSGNGWNQDRVNSLIGVLGRIQYDYKSRYLLSVSARHDGSSRFSENYRWGTFPSVSVGWNISEENFWTPLQNVANAFKIRGSYGTTGNQSFLDYSNAATITLARDYVFGPESGDVLTLGAIQTAFANENVKWETTVQTNLGFDLAFLQNKLTFTGDFYNTDKRDMLFPVLLPPSTGAGQNATVVLNVGDMNNKGMEFSTNYRHNGKFSWTLGGTFAKNQNKITRMSGANKTAYLSGSTVVDGVPNEDLITVLKEGYEAGSFFVLETDGVISSEEELAAYQELMPTAKMGDLKYIDALTVDTDGDGIPDAGDGVINNDDRQYAGSGMPEFELGLNFTANYRNFDFSMQWYGAFGGEIVNGTRAYTYKFGTHKDLLYQWSPQNPESEIPAFRGRDHENYRGYTDYWIEDGTFVRLRTVSLGYNIPSSLTERVGISKFRVYLAAQNPLTISKYGGFDPEVGNDGLQTRGIDKGNYPISTQYRAGVQFDF